TGAAAATTGATGTAATCGGTGACATACACGGCTGTTTTGATGAATTATTGGAGCTTCTGTATTTGCTCGGCTATCAAAAAAAGCAAGATATATTCGTTCATCCTACTAATCGCAAGCCGATTTTTGCCGGGGATATAACAGACCGCGGCCCAAATTCTCTTGCGGTCATCAGGCTGGTTTACAATATGGTGGTAAAACACCGCGTGGCAGGCTATGTACCGGGAAATCATTGTAATAAGCTGTACCGCTATTTCTTGGGAAATAATGTCCGGATTAATCATGGTCTGGAAACTACCGTAGATGAATATCTTTCCTTGGGGCAGCGGGAGCAAAAGAAAATAAGGCATCAGTTTATGACTTTATATGAAGCGGCACCATTATATTTGCAGCTCCCGGAAGCAAACGCGATTGTTGCCCATGCCGGTATCAAAGAAGCCTATATCGGCCGTACAGATAAAAAGGTAAAAACGTTTGTCTTGTATGGTGATATTACCGGAGCCTCAAACGCAGATGGCACACCAATTCGCGGGGACTTTGCACAGGATTACCATGGGGATCCATGGATTGTGTATGGACACACACCTGTTCTTGAGCCTCGACAGGTTAACCACAGCCTAAACATTGATACCGGTTGCGTTTTTGGGAATAAATTAACCGCCTTTCGCATGCCTGAGAATGAAACTGTTTCTGTTCAGTCACGGCAGCATTTCCTATCAGAGAAATTCAGGACTTTTCCATAAGCCCGGCGATTTTCTTTGGTGGAGCTGAATTAAAATGCATCCTCTTTTTGGTAAATGGATGGCGAAATTGCAATTCCATGCAATGCAAAGCCTGATGATCAATGTTCTCAGTTGAACCACCATATAAATCATCACCAGCCAGACTGTGTCCTATATGAGAAAAATGAACCCTAATTTGATGAGTTCTCCCTGTATCAAGCTTGATTTTAACCATTGTATAGGCGCTTGACCGCTTCTCCACCTGGTAATGTGTGACCGCTCGTTTCCCTTTTTCCCCAACCACGCGCTCGATAATTGAACCTTCTTTTCGAGCTATATCTGCATCAATGGTCCCTTTTGTCTGCGAAATAGCGCCTTCCACCACCGCACAATACGTCCTGTCTACTTGATTCGCTTGTTGCTCCTTAGCCAGTAATGAATGACTGTACTGATGCTTAGCAATCAGCAGAAGTCCTGATGTATCACGGTCCAGTCTAGTTACGACATGAATCGTGTATGGAATTTGCTGCTTCTGGTAATAACCAAGTACGGCATTTCCGATGGTTCCGCTTCGATGATTAAATGACGGGATTGTTGCCACTCCTGCAGGTTTATCGATAACCAGTACCGCTTCATCCTCGTACACAATCGATAGCGGGATGTCTTCAGGTACAAGCCCGGGTCCTATCGTTTCTGGTGGAAAAGCTGCCTCAAGCACATCACCGGCTGTTAATTCGTACCTGACAATCTGGCATCTTCCATTCACTTTCAGCAGACCTTTTGTCTCCTTTACACGCTTCACGATCCGGTGTGAGAAATCCTGAACAGTACGGAGATAATCATAGATGGACATTCCCTCATGTTCCGTTGTAATGACCCATTTCACGTTCACAAACACACACCTTCTCTATCGTTATTTCTCATCATCAGCTACAAATGAATCACGCACGCGGTTCCAGAATGGGAATGGCCTGAACCGGGCAAAACGCACTTTTTCCTTTGCGACACGGCACTGAATGGATTTCACATTTGTATAGGTCTCGGTAAAATGATCAATTGTGATTAAAAAACTGCGATCCACAAGCGGCTTTAATAGGCATGTATGATGCTTTGGCAAAATTAACGGCGAGCCAATTGTACGGAATACCCGGTTGTTAATGGACGCCATCTCAGTCAACTGGAATGCCTCCAGCGATGGATGGATAATACCGCCGCCAAGTGCTTTGTTGTATGCAGTACTGCCTGAAGGAGTCGATAAACATAATCCATCACCACGAAATGTTTCAAAGTGCTCGCCTTTTATTTCCACGTCAAAAACAACCGAACCATCGGCCGTTTTAATTGTCGCTTCATTCAAAGCTAGAAATGTGTCTTCACTGCGCCCGGATTTGGATCTTATATTTACTTCAAGCAGTGGATATTCCACAACCTGGAACGGTGTTTTGGCTATTTCAATGATTAACTTTTCAACCTCTTCCGGGACCCAATCTGCATAAAAACCGAGATGGCCAGTATGTACCCCAATAAACGCCGTCTCATTTAAACGGTGAATGTAACGGTGGAATGCCTCAAGCAGTGTCCCATCCCCACCCACGGAGATGACGAGCTCGGGACTTTCTTTATCGTACTCTAAATCAAACTCCGTTAAATATTGCCTCATTGTTGCCATTATATTGTTTGAACGATCGTCGCCCTTTGATACAATTGCAAATCTCATGTAAAGTCATCTCCTTTTTCAGACGAATTTCGGTTAGTGTATACAGAACCCAGTTACTTCCTATGAAAAATCCGCTGTGCTTCCTGTACCTCATTTTTTATTTTTGACATTTCCTCATCAAGCTTAAACGCAGCTTCCGAAGCTCGTTTCAACCTGTTCTTTATATCACTTGGAATGCTGCCTTTATATTTATAATTAAGAGAGTGCTCATTCGTTGCCCAAAAGTTCATAGCAAGCGTTCGAATCTGAATTTCCGCAATTAACTTTTTCTCCCCATGAATCGTTTCAACCGGGTATTCAATAATAATGTGGAACGACCGGTATCCACTGTCCTTTTTTTCAGATATATAATCCTTCTCCTCAATTATGGCAAAGTCATTCCTGGAGCGAAGCATGTCAACAATATTATAGATATCATCAACAAACTGACAAACGACGCGCACACCGGCGATATCCTGCATCTCCTGTTCAATCCGCTCAAGCGGGATATGCTTCGTTTCTGCTTTATCTAAAATACTTGTAACAGGCTTAACCCGACCAGTAATAAATTCAATTGGGGAATGCCTTGACTCATATTCAAACTGCGACCGCATTCCTTTAAGCTTTACTTTTAATTCCTCAACCACCTGTGAATACGGTGCGAGTAATGCTTTCCAATTCATAGTATGTACCACCTTTATCATCAAACCCTAGCTTCAGCCAATAATTATTAGAAAATCTTGGGTTATCGCCAATAACTAATGGCGAAAGTCTTAGGAATTTTAACTTAAGTCCTTTAAATCTTATCATAACACAATTTAATGGATAATCTTTGCAAAAACATCGCTGATTAGCGATAATCAATGGTAATCCTACCTAAAATTATGGAGGTAAACAATGACACAGGAAATTGAAATTGAATATAAAAATCTGCTAACAAAAGACGAATATAACCGTTTATTGCACGCGTTTCCTTTTCCCGAAACCGGAACCCGTCAAACCAATTACTATTTTGAAACAAGCGATTTTTCATTAAAAGCAAAAGGTGCTGCACTCCGAATCCGGGAGAAAAACGAAAAATATGTTTTAACCTTAAAAGAACCGCATCCTGATGGGCTGCTTGAGTCACATGATTCGTTAACAGCGGCTGAAGCAGAAAGCTGGATCACCGGTATGCCTATTGAGAAGGAACAGGTTTCCAATCAACTTAAATACTTAGGCATCAAAGTAAATGACCTGATTTATTATGGAAGCCTTCAAACAGAACGGCATGAATTAAAGCACCAGGGAACACTATTGGTACTTGATTATAGTACCTATAATGGGATTTCTGATTATGAACTGGAAATCGAGGCGGGTTCCAGAACCGATGGACTAAATATGCTTCACACTATTCTTGATGATTATGCGGTTACCAAAAAACAGACACCGAATAAAATTAAACGATTTTTCACATCATTGACGCTTGACTGAATCAGATGATTTGCTCAAGCATTCGTACGTTGCTACAATATAAACAAACCTGTTAGGAGAGAAAGTGAATGACAAGACCCGGCACAATGTTTGAAGCCATTGGTGGTTTCGATTCCATAGATAAACTTGTAACAGCCTTCTATCGGCGCGTTTCCATGCATCCCGATCTTATACCAATTTTCCCTGAAGATTTAACGGAAACCGCTAGAAAACAACGCCTATTCCTGACCCAATTTTTTGGTGGGCCAATGATTTATTCAGAAGAGCGCGGTAGCCCCATGCTCAGGCGTCGTCACCTGCCATTTGAAATAACGCCAACAAGAAGAAATGCGTGGCTTGCGTGTATGAGTGAAGCACTTATAGAAGCGGAAATCGAAGAACCCTATCGCACGGCAATTTTTGAGAAACTTAGCATGACTGCAAATCATATGATGAACACACCCGAGTAGTAAAGTTGCTAGTAAGAAGCCAGTAGTAGAAAGGAGAATCGATGTGAGTTGGCAAAACGCTGAACTTGATGGCCCGAATCAATCAAACACATCGGCGAAATCTAATGTAACAGATTTTGTACAAAAACCAATTGAAATTTATGTTTTTGTAGATCCTCTTTGCCCTGAGTGTTGGTCTTTAGAGCCTTATCTTAAAAAGCTTTCGGTTGAATACGGACGCTTTTTTACCATACGACCTATAATTAGCGGACACTTAAATACATTAAACAAAGATAAATTCGATAAACCAAGAAAACTCAAGGACATTTGGGATCGAACAGCGAAACGAACTGGCATGAGTTGTGACGGAGATATATGGACCGATAATCCCGTGTCATCACCATGGATTGCTTCACTTGCAATCAAAGCCGCTGAATTACAAGGTAAAAAAGCAGGCAAACTGTTTTTACGAAAAATTCAGGAAAGCCTATTTCTGCAAAAACGGAATATTTCCGATGAAGACGTTCTATTTGAAGTTGCCAAACAAGCAAATGTAGATTTACAGGAATTCAAAAACGATTTATATTCATCCTCAGCAAAAAAGGCTTTTCAATGTGATCTTAAACTGACCAAGGAAATGGAAGTCGATTATATACCAACCATTGTCTTCTTTAACCAGGTAGTCGAGGAACAAGGTATTAAAATTTCCGGACTTTATCCATATGATATTTATGTAAAGGTTCTAAAACAAATGCTTCAGCAAGAGCCTGAACCTGCAGAAAGACCATCATTAGAAAAATTCATGGCATTTTACGGAATCGTCGGCAATAAAGAAATATCGGTTGTATATGACTGGACACTTGCACAGACAGACAAAGAAATGAAGAAGCTGCAGTTAAAGCAAATAGTTAAAAAGATCCCTGTAAAATACGGATCCTTTTGGAAGTATATAAACGATTGAAATATAAAACGGTTGCCTGTTGGCGGCCGTTTTTTGTTTGATCGTTATTTTTGAAGTGGCAAATTCATCTTCAGATTGGCCGATATTCTAATAACAGCCGATAAAATCCCGGAATAGCCGATATAATATAAATTTGGCCAATATATTTCCAGAACGGCGATTATATTCCAGGATTGGCCGTTAAAATTCCAGAATGGCCGTTATATTATTATATTGGCTGATACTAGCCCGAATTGGCCGATATTTTACGCTTTTCACCTGTTTAGAAAATCTTGGCTTGTCGCCAAGAACTAATGGCGAAAGCCTTAGATTTTTTTATACTTTATACGTGTAAATAAAAAGGATATACGGGGCAGCGTATATCCTTTTTGGTCTTTTATTTTCTTTGTATCAAACAAAGGGGATGGGAGAAAGTTAAGTTCAAACAAAGGGGTTTGTTTGCTTGTTATCTCGCACTATTACTATACCAACTATAAAGCTGGTTAGCAATATGTTTGTGCATCCTTTCACAAAAATGTCAAACTTCTATTCCAACACCCTTCTTCATATAATGTAAAAAAGTAGTTTTGGAGGTTATGATCATGCATAATCTAATGCCATACCTGTTTCTGGTTCTCACAATCTTTGCTTTCTTATTAAATTTTTTGGCGTTTATGACGCTCATTCCGCTTTATATTACACTTCCACTACTGTTTATTTCGATCTATCTAACGATTTTTTCCTTTACTCATCGCCGTTCATTCCGCAGGCTAAGGTAAGCTGCATCTACATATAGCACCCACATCCATATACGTTCCCCTCCTAAGTAAAAGAGGATGTTCCCTAGTGGAACATCCTCCCTTTTGTTTTAAGTAGAAGAAAATTTGACTTTATTAAGCTTACGTAACGGGCGGCCATGTCCAGTTTCAGCTCCCAGAAGCTGCCGTCATAAGCATTGGACACTACGAACGCCAAACCCATGCGTTCTTCGGTCCCTTGCTTATGCGTCCGCTTCTAAACGGGCGCTTTCACTTTTCTTGTCCAGTTCCAGCTCCCAGAAGCTTCACTTTTCCTACTTCAACAACATTTCTTCCATTTCATTTAACTTTTCTTCAAAAACATCCAGTGCTTCAAGGATCGGCTGTTTTGAAGTCATGTCAACTCCAGCCTTTTTCAGCACTTCAATTGGGAAATCACTGCTTCCGGCTTTTAAAAAGTTTAAATAGCGCTCAACTGCTGAGCCATCTTCATCGGTTAGGATTTGGTTGGCCAAAGCAGTTGCGGCGGAATATCCGGTTGCATATTGGAACACATAATAATTGTAGTAAAAATGCGGGATACGGGACCATTCGAGTCCAATCTCCTCATCGGATATAACTTCATCACCAAAATACTTTTTATTTAATGCATAATAAATCTCAGTAAGTTTTTCTGCAGTTAATGCTTCACCTTCCTGCATCCGCTTGTGAATATCATGTTCAAACTCAGCGAACATGGTCTGACGGAAAACAGTACCACGGAAGCCTTCAAGAAAATGATTCAATAAGAATAGCTTCTCTTTCTCATCTTCTAAATGGTTCAGCATATATTCGTTCAATAGTGCCTCATTACAGGTTGACGCCACTTCAGCCACGAAAATGGAATAATTTCCATAACGGAATGGCTGTGACTTTCTTGTGTAATAGCTGTGCAGGGAATGACCAAGTTCATGTGCGAGTGTAAACAAATCATTGACATTATCCTGCCAGTTCAGCAGCACATATGGATTGGTTCCATACGCTCCTGATGAGTAGGCGCCACTGCGCTTGCCTTTATTCTCTTCAACATCAATCCACCTGCTTTGGTATCCTTCTTTGATCGTGTTAACGTAATCTTCACCAAGCGGCTGCAGTGCATCAACCACATATTCCTGAGCTTTTTCATATGGGATTTTCATCTCTACATTCTGAACAAGCGGTGTGTACATGTCATACATATGCAGTTCTTCCAATTCAAGAACTTTTTTACGTAATGCTGTATAACGATGCAATAGGTGGATCTTTTCATTTACCGCTTCTACTAAATTTTCGTAAACTTGCTCCGGAATATTGTCTCCATCAAGTGCAGCGTGTCTAGCTGAATCATAGTTCCGCACCTTCGCATAGAAGTTATCTTTTTTGATTGTTCCGGTTAAAGTAGATGAGAACGTATTTTTAAAGCTGCCATACGTATCATACATTGCTTTAAAAGCAGCTTCGCGAACACTGCGGTCTTTTGATTCCAAAAAACCAATATAACGCCCGTGTGTTAAGTCTACCTCTTCTCCGTCCTCGTTGGTAATTGCCGGGAAAGTCAGATCGGCGTTGTTTAACAAACCAAATGTTTGGGAAGCATTTTCCATAGGTTCCGATGCTTCAGCAAGCAGCGCTTCTTCTTTTTGGCTTAACACGTGCGCACGCTGGCGGGCAATTTCATCCAATGTTTGCTTGTATAATGCTAATTCTTCTTTTTCAGCTTGAAATTCCTTCAACTTAGCTTCGTCAATAGTTAGGATTTCGGGCACAATATAACTCATGGAACTTGATGCAAGGGTTAATACATTTTCCGCTTTTGCATTCAGCTCCTGATAAAATGAATTGGTTGTATCTTCATCATTACGCATATGGGAATATGTAAAAAGCTTACCTAGTCGCTCTGATAAGTCATCCTGAAGCTTTAATACATCATATAATGTTTGTGCCGAATCAGCCAGTTTGCCGGCATATTCCTCAATCTTTGGAATGTCCTGCTTTAAACTATTTAATTCTTTCTCCCATTCCTCATCTGTAGCAAAAATATCTTCTAAATCCCAAGTTAATTCCTTTGGTAACTCACTTCTTTTAGGTAATTCCTTTGTTCCTTTAGCCAATTGAACGTCCTCCTTTTAATCCACTACAATACTTATTCGGTAAATTTTCCTAAATTCCTTTAAATAATCTAAGCTGTCGCAAGAAAACTGCTGCGATGACCTTGGATCCTTCTATACCTGATACATAAGGACTTAAACTTAAGTTAATATCTTCCTTAGTATGCTGATTTACCCTGTAATCATGCACTATCCTATTGTACTACAATGAAGAAGTTGATTCATTATTCGTGCATCTCCCTCTAGAGATGCTTCAATGTTTTTATGAAGGTGGATGTCCTGGACTTTTTGAAAAA
This Virgibacillus phasianinus DNA region includes the following protein-coding sequences:
- the prpE gene encoding bis(5'-nucleosyl)-tetraphosphatase PrpE, whose protein sequence is MKIDVIGDIHGCFDELLELLYLLGYQKKQDIFVHPTNRKPIFAGDITDRGPNSLAVIRLVYNMVVKHRVAGYVPGNHCNKLYRYFLGNNVRINHGLETTVDEYLSLGQREQKKIRHQFMTLYEAAPLYLQLPEANAIVAHAGIKEAYIGRTDKKVKTFVLYGDITGASNADGTPIRGDFAQDYHGDPWIVYGHTPVLEPRQVNHSLNIDTGCVFGNKLTAFRMPENETVSVQSRQHFLSEKFRTFP
- a CDS encoding RluA family pseudouridine synthase, which produces MNVKWVITTEHEGMSIYDYLRTVQDFSHRIVKRVKETKGLLKVNGRCQIVRYELTAGDVLEAAFPPETIGPGLVPEDIPLSIVYEDEAVLVIDKPAGVATIPSFNHRSGTIGNAVLGYYQKQQIPYTIHVVTRLDRDTSGLLLIAKHQYSHSLLAKEQQANQVDRTYCAVVEGAISQTKGTIDADIARKEGSIIERVVGEKGKRAVTHYQVEKRSSAYTMVKIKLDTGRTHQIRVHFSHIGHSLAGDDLYGGSTENIDHQALHCMELQFRHPFTKKRMHFNSAPPKKIAGLMEKS
- a CDS encoding NAD kinase, with the protein product MRFAIVSKGDDRSNNIMATMRQYLTEFDLEYDKESPELVISVGGDGTLLEAFHRYIHRLNETAFIGVHTGHLGFYADWVPEEVEKLIIEIAKTPFQVVEYPLLEVNIRSKSGRSEDTFLALNEATIKTADGSVVFDVEIKGEHFETFRGDGLCLSTPSGSTAYNKALGGGIIHPSLEAFQLTEMASINNRVFRTIGSPLILPKHHTCLLKPLVDRSFLITIDHFTETYTNVKSIQCRVAKEKVRFARFRPFPFWNRVRDSFVADDEK
- a CDS encoding GTP pyrophosphokinase is translated as MNWKALLAPYSQVVEELKVKLKGMRSQFEYESRHSPIEFITGRVKPVTSILDKAETKHIPLERIEQEMQDIAGVRVVCQFVDDIYNIVDMLRSRNDFAIIEEKDYISEKKDSGYRSFHIIIEYPVETIHGEKKLIAEIQIRTLAMNFWATNEHSLNYKYKGSIPSDIKNRLKRASEAAFKLDEEMSKIKNEVQEAQRIFHRK
- a CDS encoding CYTH domain-containing protein; the encoded protein is MTQEIEIEYKNLLTKDEYNRLLHAFPFPETGTRQTNYYFETSDFSLKAKGAALRIREKNEKYVLTLKEPHPDGLLESHDSLTAAEAESWITGMPIEKEQVSNQLKYLGIKVNDLIYYGSLQTERHELKHQGTLLVLDYSTYNGISDYELEIEAGSRTDGLNMLHTILDDYAVTKKQTPNKIKRFFTSLTLD
- a CDS encoding globin — translated: MTRPGTMFEAIGGFDSIDKLVTAFYRRVSMHPDLIPIFPEDLTETARKQRLFLTQFFGGPMIYSEERGSPMLRRRHLPFEITPTRRNAWLACMSEALIEAEIEEPYRTAIFEKLSMTANHMMNTPE
- a CDS encoding ClpXP adapter SpxH family protein; its protein translation is MSWQNAELDGPNQSNTSAKSNVTDFVQKPIEIYVFVDPLCPECWSLEPYLKKLSVEYGRFFTIRPIISGHLNTLNKDKFDKPRKLKDIWDRTAKRTGMSCDGDIWTDNPVSSPWIASLAIKAAELQGKKAGKLFLRKIQESLFLQKRNISDEDVLFEVAKQANVDLQEFKNDLYSSSAKKAFQCDLKLTKEMEVDYIPTIVFFNQVVEEQGIKISGLYPYDIYVKVLKQMLQQEPEPAERPSLEKFMAFYGIVGNKEISVVYDWTLAQTDKEMKKLQLKQIVKKIPVKYGSFWKYIND
- the pepF gene encoding oligoendopeptidase F, translated to MAKGTKELPKRSELPKELTWDLEDIFATDEEWEKELNSLKQDIPKIEEYAGKLADSAQTLYDVLKLQDDLSERLGKLFTYSHMRNDEDTTNSFYQELNAKAENVLTLASSSMSYIVPEILTIDEAKLKEFQAEKEELALYKQTLDEIARQRAHVLSQKEEALLAEASEPMENASQTFGLLNNADLTFPAITNEDGEEVDLTHGRYIGFLESKDRSVREAAFKAMYDTYGSFKNTFSSTLTGTIKKDNFYAKVRNYDSARHAALDGDNIPEQVYENLVEAVNEKIHLLHRYTALRKKVLELEELHMYDMYTPLVQNVEMKIPYEKAQEYVVDALQPLGEDYVNTIKEGYQSRWIDVEENKGKRSGAYSSGAYGTNPYVLLNWQDNVNDLFTLAHELGHSLHSYYTRKSQPFRYGNYSIFVAEVASTCNEALLNEYMLNHLEDEKEKLFLLNHFLEGFRGTVFRQTMFAEFEHDIHKRMQEGEALTAEKLTEIYYALNKKYFGDEVISDEEIGLEWSRIPHFYYNYYVFQYATGYSAATALANQILTDEDGSAVERYLNFLKAGSSDFPIEVLKKAGVDMTSKQPILEALDVFEEKLNEMEEMLLK